The following coding sequences are from one Salvia hispanica cultivar TCC Black 2014 chromosome 3, UniMelb_Shisp_WGS_1.0, whole genome shotgun sequence window:
- the LOC125213064 gene encoding uncharacterized protein LOC125213064: MALDSSTSVLNSLLEKLRLDDPWVPPRSWDSISSQGGASSHPPPPSSAALYATSTVSEPSLVRLAMNALQGVESALISIEKLSALLCCSSADRTSHRNPSLWSRSSSTVAIGNILISIGQFGCMIFLLRRFVDYFTNPDFDGVRDLKEKPNTDSGEEGNSILHGFTLINQAFAISVGKVIDGYISALNTLSASVSLRRFLKTKDGGCLTNIGHSEMTLLEVYLHTAELRTQMEALGNLCNVDHLTDNFPVSSLEVLRAKSNSEFSAFPRSGALLSFLYIQLKVADPGHCPLLKFLFLQSYEPYCEFIRSWIYDGSISDPYNEFVVECASNASGGSSSPLPTIRVRDEVAVPCFLQECLIPLCRTGQQLQVIMKLLDLSNDVGTCFCHEKILPRLVGLANEYPGSFPLIFDKEAIEEMVHVRASYHQQLLEKVDSILDKLDFSSRQTAHLGVSPSLANNLKNQNHQAYSAIEESSISSISDKKNQNMHGVMVDTEVPSINHECSHDDDLLESSECSSSYESSEEQDEAEPSISLSYTPDTSYLSALDFSSTLSTNNRIQTLENQVSSREYDNCQFDGHHIDRVEHDQLHSPDCGSELSMENHGWLNTDFDFSEVSINNTAASKDQHPLITKASSKTTSLQLSKLKYDSTFFSMNPILNRCSFFSPRSILGEWGHENYTSIDFDFTSVKVPVDTYAVKLASATKIGNEVRDINKTHVSTIYTRNHLDVECHNGNIVGDKVKLSTVGLSLPLHNCGNEENLSSPNVSGGSAWESLLGRSRNTGNRSNSDRKMKLVTGADMPLDFVIKKCVLDEISLQYTYISRLTIKMLIEGFKLQEHLQSLRCYHFMELADWADLFIMSLRNCKWHVDEVDKRIPEIQGILEQALRRSSCEKDPNKNRLYVYLKGDGIRYLSPSAIGIRSFDYLGLGYQIDWPVSIILTPAALKLYSDIFNFLIQVKLAVFALSDVWCLLKGYDFKQQTARSQQFSELTETRHKINHFVSTLQQYVLSQLSQVSWFRFIHSLKHKVKDMLDLESVHMGYLTESMHICFLSNETQSIAGIIQNILQCAMDFRSCLAAINVGAAADDEKFPNKFSQIDISQVQVIRRSFTKSLEDLYLIYLQSPKHGEFSISHFWDLLDSNEYYAGVMNKRMGPCIFYS; the protein is encoded by the exons ATGGCGTTGGATTCGTCCACGTCTGTACTGAATTCTCTGTTGGAGAAGCTTAGGCTCGATGATCCATGGGTTCCACCTAGATCCTGGGACTCCATTTCTTCTCAAGGCGGCGCGTCCTCACACCCTCCCCCTCCCTCTTCCGCTGCTCTATATGCTACATCTACTGTCTCT GAGCCTAGTCTGGTGAGATTGGCCATGAATGCACTCCAAGGTGTGGAATCAGCCTTGATATCTATCGAAAAGCTCTCAGCGTTACTTTGTTGCAGTTCAGCGGATAGAACATCTCATCGAAATCCCAGTTTGTGGAGTCGCTCTTCAAGTACTGTCGCTATAGGGAATATACTTATTTCCATTGGCCAGTTTGGCTGCATGATTTTCCTCCTCCGTAGATTTGTCGATTACTTTACAAATCCAGATTTTGATGGAGTGAGAGACCTTAAGGAAAAGCCAAATACTGATTCTGGTGAAGAAGGAAACTCCATCTTGCATGGTTTCACTTTGATCAACCAGGCATTTGCAATTTCTGTGGGAAAGGTCATAGATGGTTATATATCTGCACTAAACACATTGTCTGCATCTGTTAGTTTAAGGCGTTTTTTAAAGACTAAGGATGGCGGATGTCTTACTAACATTGGGCATTCAGAAATGACACTCTTGGAGGTTTACCTTCACACAGCAGAATTGAGAACTCAGATGGAAGCCCTGGGAAATCTCTGCAATGTTGATCATCTAACTGATAATTTTCCAGTTTCTTCACTGGAAGTTTTAAGGGCTAAATCAAACTCAGAGTTTAGTGCCTTCCCAAGAAGTGGTGCTTTActctcatttctatatattcaGTTAAAG GTTGCTGATCCTGGCCATTGTCCCCTCCTCAAGTTCCTCTTTCTCCAGTCATATGAACCATATTGCGAATTCATAAGGTCATGGATATATGATGGCTCAATTAGTGACCCTTACAATGAATTTGTTGTGGAATGTGCAAGTAATGCATCTGGTGGCTCTAGCTCGCCTTTGCCCACAATAAGG GTGAGAGATGAAGTTGCCGTGCCCTGTTTTCTCCAGGAGTGCCTTATTCCACTTTGTAGAACTGGTCAACAGCTTCAGGTGATAATGAAGTTGCTTGATCTGTCTAATGATGTTGGTACATGCTTTTGCCATGAAAAGATCCTGCCCAGATTGGTTGGTTTGGCAAATGAATATCCTGGGTCATTTCCACTTATATTTGACAAAGAAGCTATTGAAGAAATGGTACATGTGAGAGCCAGTTATCATCAACAACTGCTGGAAAAGGTTGACAGCATCTTAGATAAACTTGATTTTAGTTCTCGACAG ACTGCTCACCTAGGTGTTTCACCAAGTCTTGCGAATAATCTTAAGAACCAGAACCACCAAGCATATTCTGCAATAGAAGAAAGCTCAATATCATCTATAAGTGataaaaagaatcaaaatat GCATGGTGTCATGGTGGATACTGAAGTACCAAGCATCAACCATGAGTGCTCTCATGATGATGATCTATTAGAATCATCTGAGTGCTCATCTTCTTATGAAAGCTCCGAGGAGCAAGATGAGGCAGAACCGTCGATTTCTTTATCCTACACTCCAGACACAAGTTATTTATCAGCTCTGGATTTCTCCTCAACGTTATCCACAAACAACAGAATACAAACTCTTGAAAACCAGGTATCAAGTAGGGAATATGATAATTGCCAGTTTGATGGGCACCACATCGACAGGGTTGAACATGATCAGTTGCATTCCCCTGATTGCGGATCGGAGCTAAGCATGGAAAACCACGGATGGCTAAACACTGACTTTGATTTCTCCGAGGTCTCAATCAACAACACTGCTGCAAGCAAAGATCAGCATCCACTCATAACAAAGGCATCTTCGAAAACTACTAGTTTGCAACTTTCAAAGCTGAAATACGATTCTACATTTTTCAGTATGAACCCAATACTGAACAGATGTTCTTTCTTCAGTCCGAGGTCTATCCTTGGAGAATGGGGCCATGAAAATTATACAAGTatagattttgattttacttCTGTGAAAGTTCCAGTCGACACATATGCTGTCAAATTAGCGAGTGCCACTAAAATTGGCAATGAGGTTCGGGATATAAATAAGACTCATGTTTCTACAAtatatactagaaatcaccttgaTGTAGAATGCCACAATGGCAATATCGTTGGCGATAAAGTAAAGTTGTCTACTGTTGGTTTGTCTCTGCCTCTGCACAATTGCGGAAATGAGGAAAATCTATCGTCCCCAAATGTTTCTGGAGGCAGTGCTTGGGAGAGCTTGCTTGGTAGATCTCGAAATACTGGAAACAGATCCAATAGTGATCGCAAGATGAAATTGGTGACTGGAGCTGACATGCCGTTGGattttgtgataaaaaaatgCGTTTTGGATGAGATTTCGCTTCA ATATACGTATATAAGCAGGCTTACAATCAAGATGCTCATAGAAGGTTTCAAATTGCAAGAACATTTACAGTCATTGCGGTGTTATCATTTCATGGAGCTGGCTGACTGGGCGGATCTGTTTATCATGTCTCTACGGAATTGT AAATGGCATGTTGATGAGGTTGATAAAAGGATTCCAGAGATTCAAGGGATTCTTGAGCAGGCACTTCGAAGGTCTTCATGTGAAAAAGATCCTAATAAGAATCGGCTATACGTGTACCTGAAAGGAGATGGCATCAGATATCTATCACCTTCTGCCATTG GTATTCGCTCCTTCGATTATTTGGGACTGGGATACCAAATTGATTGGCCAGTCAGTATAATTCTGACTCCCGCAGCATTGAAATTATACTCTgatatatttaactttttgaTACAAGTCAAGCTTGCTGTTTTTGCGCTGAGTGATGTATGGTGCTTACTGAAG GGTTATGACTTCAAGCAGCAAACAGCCAGATCACAACAGTTCTCAGAGTTAACTGAAACAAG GCACAAGATTAACCATTTTGTGTCTACATTGCAACAATATGTACTGTCACAGTTATCCCAAGTCTCTTGGTTTAGGTTTATACATTCTCTTAAGCACAAG GTTAAAGACATGTTGGATCTGGAATCAGTGCATATGGGGTATTTGACTGAGTCAATGCACAT ATGCTTCTTATCCAATGAAACACAATCCATTGCTGGCATTATCCAGAACATTTTGCAATGTGCAATGGATTTCCGGTCATGTTTGGCTGCAATTAATGTGGGAGCTGCAGCTGATGACGAAAAATTTCCCAACAAATTTTCCCAGATCGACATCTCACAG GTTCAAGTCATAAGAAGATCATTCACCAAGAGTCTTGAAGATCTATACTTAATCTATCTACAGTCACCTAAACACGGTGAATTCAGTATCTCTCATTTCTGGGATCTTCTTGATTCTAATGAGTATTATGCAGGGGTCATGAATAAGAGAATGGGGCCTTGTATCTTTTATTCATAG